A window of Suncus etruscus isolate mSunEtr1 chromosome 4, mSunEtr1.pri.cur, whole genome shotgun sequence contains these coding sequences:
- the LMO4 gene encoding LIM domain transcription factor LMO4 yields MVNPGSSSQPPPVTAGSLSWKRCAGCGGKIADRFLLYAMDSYWHSRCLKCSCCQAQLGDIGTSCYTKSGMILCRNDYIRLFGNSGACSACGQSIPASELVMRAQGNVYHLKCFTCSTCRNRLVPGDRFHYINGSLFCEHDRPTALINGHLNSLQSNPLLPDQKVC; encoded by the exons ATGGTGAATCCGGGCAGCAGCTCTCAGCCGCCCCCGGTGACGGCCGGCTCCCTCTCCTGGAAGCGGTGTGCAGGGTGCGGGGGCAAGATCGCGGACCGCTTTCTGCTCTATGCTATGGACAGCTACTGGCACAGCCGCTGCCTCAAGTGCTCCTGCTGCCAGGCGCAGCTGGGCGACATCGGCACGTCCTGCTACACCAAGAGTGGCATGATTCTCTGCAGAAACGACTACATTAG GTTATTTGGGAATAGCGGTGCTTGCAGTGCCTGTGGACAGTCCATTCCTGCAAGCGAACTCGTCATGAGAGCCCAAGGCAACGTGTATCATCTAAAG tgtttTACATGCTCTACCTGCCGGAATCGCCTGGTCCCGGGAGATCGGTTTCACTACATCAATGGCAGTTTATTTTGTGAACATGATAGACCTACAGCTCTCATCAATGGCCATTTGAATTCACTTCAGAGCAATCCACTACTGCCAGACCAGAAG gtCTGCTAA